The Gammaproteobacteria bacterium nucleotide sequence AAGGATGTTCCCGAGGTTTGGGAAGTGCCTTACGATCCCAATGCCAAAGCGCCATTCACTGGACTGGTTCATGACTACAACCCAGAATCCGGCGAACCCATCGTCTCGGGATCCGGCCAATTTGTTCCCATTAAAATCACGCTCGATCGCATCGTTGATGACTTTTTCTTTACCCAAGACTACCGCTGGCTCATTGGTGCCACCCGTCCAAATGGCAGTGGCAAAGCTAAAAAAACCAACGCACTTGGGGTGGTCATCAACCTTGATGTTCGACGCGCAGTCAAACAGCTGCCGTTGCCAGGTATGCCCCACTTAGGGTCCGGCATTACATGGACCTATCAAGGTCGGCGTGTTTTGGCCACGCCAAACCTAGGCGCGAGCGCCATCAGTATCATCGACGTCAGCAATTGGCGCGTGATAAAAACTATCGAGACTTTAGGTCCTGGCTTTTTTATCCGATCACATGAAAACACGCCATATGCCTGGGCGGATGTATTTTTTGGGCCACATAAGAACAAAATTCATATCATCGACAAGCGTACCCTAAACATTGTTAAAACACTTGCGTTTGATCCTGGAAAAACCGTTGCCCATGTCGAATTTACCAAAGACGGACGCTACGCGTTGGTCAGCGTGATGGAACCTGACGGAGCCATCATCGTAGTGGATGCCAAGACGTTCAAAACGATAAAACGTATTCCCATGAAAAGGCCGGTCGGAAAGTACAATGTGTATAACAAAACACACTTGTCTGAAGGTACGAGCCACTAGGGGGTCAAACCACGTCAGCTATCAGCTTGCATCACTGGAAACAGGTTTGAAGCCCCCTCAATTCAGACAACCCGAACTCCGGGTTGTCTGTCTGCCTTAGAATCACGAAGACGACTCGGCCTCAGCACCAAACCAGCTAAGCTGGCGGTGAAGATTGACCACGGTGCCAACGATGATAAGGCTAGGCGGTTTTAGGCCTGCCTGCCTGACCTTTTTATGGATGTCGGCTAAGGTGCCAATGACAATTTTCTGCTCCGGCATAGTACCACGATGGATTACAGCGACTGGCATGTCTGCAGGAAGTCCATGGGCGATCAATTGTTCGCCGATAATCTTAAGGCCGGTCATCCCCATATAAATCACGGTGGTCTGATAGGGTTGGGCCAGTGCCTGCCAATTGAGATTGACGGTGCCATCGCGCAGATGGCCGGTTGCAAAAACCACGCTATGCGCATGGTCTCGATGTGTTAACGGAATGCCGCAATAGGTCGAACAACCAGACGCTGAGGTGATGCCGGGCACCACTTGAAAGTCTATGCCTGCCTCCATCAGGGTTTCAATTTCTTCTCCACCCCGCCCAAAAATAAAAGGATCACCGCCTTTGAGTCGTACAACGCGTTTGCCTGCGCTTGCCAGTCGAACCAGCAAGGCATTGATTTCTTCCTGTGGCAATGTGTGATGTGAGCTTTCCTTACCAACATAGATTTTTTCGCAGTCACGGCGCGCCATCCCAACCACTTGCGGGTGAACCAACCGATCATAAACCACCACATCAGCCGCCTGAAGTAACCGCACAGCTTTGAGTGTCAACAGCTCAGGATCACCCGGCCCAGCGCCGACCAGTGCCACTTGGCCGTAGGCAGTTGGCTGCGGTTGCTTAAGCAGTTGCGTCAACAACTGCTCAGCTTCATCGGCACGGTTCGCAGCCATCTTTTCTGCCACTTCTCCGGTGAATACCCGCTCCCAAAAGCGGCGTCGCTGGCTAAAGTTTTTGATAGTTTCTTTCACCCGTTGACGATAACGGCCTGCAAGTTCAGCCAATCGTCCCAGCGACGCAGGCAGAATGGCTTCAATTCTCGCTCGTGTCAGACGCGCCAGTACAGGTGCGACTCCGGAACTCCCTATGGCCACAACGATGGGCGAGCGGTCAACGATTGCCGGCACAAACACCGTACACAAGTGTGGATGATCCACAACATTGACCAAAATACCCCGTACACGACAAATTTCAGAAACATGAATGTTGAGTTCAGGCTCATCTGTGGCCACAACCACCAAAGCACACCCATCAACATCCTCGTCTCGGAACGGCCTTTCCTCTACGACAACCCTCGACGAGACATCAGGGTTAGTAAAACGGAAGACTTTGGCCACAACATGTACCGTCGCACCCGCACTCAGTAGAAGTTCCGCCTTTCTCTCGGCAACGGCACCGCCTCCCACCACGAGACAACGCACACCATGCATATCATGAAATAGCGGCAAATAGTCCACAACGAACCTCCCCTGTTAGGCATGTCCCTATTTTCTCGCATTAAGCCAACACAACCTTGACGACAATCAATGGCCGAGGTTTTCAAGAGGCAAATAATAGGCTGGCGCATCAACCACGGGATGTTTCTATGTCCAAAGCACAAATCATCGAAACGGTTCATCGGCACCTGTTTACTGCCAACGATCCTGTCGCAGAAGCGGCCAAGGAGTTAGGCATCCAATATGAGGACGCGCTCGACCAATTACTGAACGTTATGGA carries:
- the cobA gene encoding uroporphyrinogen-III C-methyltransferase codes for the protein MDYLPLFHDMHGVRCLVVGGGAVAERKAELLLSAGATVHVVAKVFRFTNPDVSSRVVVEERPFRDEDVDGCALVVVATDEPELNIHVSEICRVRGILVNVVDHPHLCTVFVPAIVDRSPIVVAIGSSGVAPVLARLTRARIEAILPASLGRLAELAGRYRQRVKETIKNFSQRRRFWERVFTGEVAEKMAANRADEAEQLLTQLLKQPQPTAYGQVALVGAGPGDPELLTLKAVRLLQAADVVVYDRLVHPQVVGMARRDCEKIYVGKESSHHTLPQEEINALLVRLASAGKRVVRLKGGDPFIFGRGGEEIETLMEAGIDFQVVPGITSASGCSTYCGIPLTHRDHAHSVVFATGHLRDGTVNLNWQALAQPYQTTVIYMGMTGLKIIGEQLIAHGLPADMPVAVIHRGTMPEQKIVIGTLADIHKKVRQAGLKPPSLIIVGTVVNLHRQLSWFGAEAESSS